The Bacteroidota bacterium genomic interval AACCAAATAATTTTATTTGCGATGGAGATACATATACATCATCAGGCGATGACATATAATTATAATCACTCGAACGTAAAAAGCCATATCCATCCATCATTGTTTCCAATGAACCTTCACATGTAACTATACCTTCCAGTTCAACATATTCTTGTTTTTCTCTCTCTCTGTTGTTATGTCTGTCTTGTTTATTTTTCTCCCAAGGTTTTTGTCTGTTTTCTCTTACCTGAGGGTTAGTATTGTTTTCCGGAGCCTGAGTATTTTCACCATTTCCGTTTCCTTCTCCATTAAGTTCACCGGTTGTTTTTGTTTCATTACTATTATTTTCAATAACAGTATTTACATTTCCATCCAATTCTACTTTCTCCTCAATAGGTTTTAATTCATTATGGTTAACCATTTCAGGCTCGTTACGTACTTCTTCTGTATGTTCCGTAACGTTAGTAGAAAGGGCCAAAGTTGGTTCTGTTGATTTTGCTTTGCGCGGACGGCCTTTTTTCTTAGGTGACGCATCATCAGCGTTATTATCAGTTGTTGTTTTGCTTTGCTCTTGCAAAACACTGTCAATTAATTGTTGTTTACTTAATTCGGTAACATTTTGCACTTCTAAAGAAAGCGCCAAATCTCTTAGCTCAGAAACGAGCATTTGATTTAAACTAGTGGTGTCGTACATGTAATAATGTAAAGTTTTTACTATAAATTAGTTTTGATTTTTGTTGATGCTATAAACAATAGCTCAGTGAAGGATAATTAACGAAATGAATTATTACAAAACATGTTAATTGATTCCGATTGCAATAAAGTCAATATATACAATATATGCAAGCCCTATATTTATATTCATAAAACCGCTGCAATAAAGCTCTTTAACAAATAATAATCCATCTAAAACACCTTCGCTTTTACGGTAGCATAATCTACGTTATCCTGGTAATTGGTTTGTAAGTATGCCTTTCCGTACTGTAGCCAATGGTTGTTGACCAATGAATCATTATTTTTATTTGAATAAACCACCTTTTGCTGGTTATGGTCATAAATAATTTGGTGCGTATCTGTAACCAAACCAAACCCATTATCAAAAGCATAATAGGCAAAATGAGGTGTTTGCTGAGAAAATATATTTTTACTTCGTTTAAAATGCTCATTAGCAATATCCATTTGTCCTAATAAAGTAGCAGCAATATCAGTATGTGAAATAACATGGCTATTGGTTTTACCAACCCATTCACTATTCAAAGCTCCACCGCAAACCAACATAGGTATATGATGTCGTTCCACTTCATATATATTTCTACCCCTTGGAAATTTACACGCATGGTCAGCTAAAATAACAAACACCGTATTTTTATACCAGTCAGATTTCTTTGCTTCTTGTAAGTAGGCATATAAACAAGAGTCAGCATAATGCATGGTGTTTCTGTATCCATCATTTAATTTGTCTCTGTCACCTTTAAACAATTGTGGTATAGCCGCATCAAACCATTCGTGTGTAGTCATAGTACTTAACACAGAGAAAAACGGTTGAGGGGTTTGTTTTAAATCTAATAAGTGTTTAGTAAAAGTCTCTTCATCATAAGCACCCCAATTGGTTCGCTTATTAATTTTAAAGTCATCCTCACCCACCATTGTTTTAACACCTGCGGCACGTAAATAAGCTTCAATATTATCAAACTGCAAACGACCTCCGTTGTAATAAGATGTATGGTAATTGTTTTCATTCATTACCTTATACAAATTTGGTAGTTTATCAAATTTGCCAAATTCCTTTATAATAGAACTAATAGGTTGCGCAGGATAAGCACTTAATATAGCCAACATACCTTGTTCTGTCCTATCACCTGTGGCGTAACATTTATCAAAAAACAGGCCTTCGTTTTTTAAGGTACAGAACTTAGGTGTAATACCCCTCTCACCTCCTAAACATTCAATTACATCAGCCGACCAACTTTCCAACATAATAACAACTATATTAGGTCGGTTGGTATTTAATATTTTTTGCACGCTATCCGGCTTTGCCTGATGCATTTCATGCAACAAATGGTTAGCCTTTTCATGGTCAAAAAACACATAAGGGTTATGCTGAGAGGGAATAGGATTGAGAAACAAATCGGCAAAATTCCAAAAACTGTTTAAGGCAGCATAATTTAAAACGGAATGAGCTGAAAAAAATATTTGATTTCTATTGATAGGTACTCGTTGAAAACCTCCGCGAGCCATAATCACCAAAACAAATGATACTATAATAGGAGTTATTACTTTTAGTTTAATATCAATTTTACGTTGGGTTAATGGTTTATACATTTTATTAAACAACCACCAAAACAAAATCATTTGAACCGCCATAATAGCAAATAAACCAATATTCTCTGCCGCAAATAAAGCAGGCAATACTTCATCAGGATAGGCCATGTAAGATAAAGCCTTGGCATTTGTTTTAGTACCCCATACTTTAAATATACCGGCATCAGTACTACCTACAAAACAACAAATAACAATAAATAGGCGTGTTTGGTATTGGACAATTTTATTTAAAGTGGGTTGCCAATTGGTAAACCAACTTATAATACTTAGTAAAACAGGTAAGCTAACTAAATAAACGCACGTAGCTAAGTTTAAAATCAAACCCTTTTTAAACGAAAACAAAATTTCAGCTAAAGGTGCATGTAAGCTACTAAAGCTAATGAGTAAAAATGAAATTTGCTGGCAAATGAAAAAGAACAACCAAAAGGCCAATAAACGTAAATAAAATTGTAAGGTATTTTTCAATATAATTTTAGGCTTTAAACAGCAAATTAACTCATAATTACTTAATAATTAATTAACAATTTATTAGTCCATAAAATAAAAAAGCCCCAACTTATAAAGTTGAGGCTTTTCATTTATCAGGTTAAAAACAAATAGTTTTAAACCCCTACATCGTGCATAGCACTTTCGTATATAAACGGATGGCGTGTTGGATACAAATTAGCTTTGGTTAAAGCTTTCATCACAACAGTTAAAAACAATCCTGCAAAGAATAACAATAAACCTATTTCCATAAAACCAATTCCCTGATTTGGAATTTCTATTGAACCTGTAGGATTATGTGGAGTAATAGCTGTTGGTAAATCCATTGCTCCTGGCATAACCATTAAGAAACAATCATTCCAATGTCCGATAAGTAAAGCCGCACCTACAATATAACCTACTTTTCTATTTCTTTTTGCATCACGCATCATAAAAATAAAGAATGGTGTAACAAAGTTTAACAATAAGTTTAAGTAGAAATTGAATTGATACGAACCAAACATACGCTCTTTGTAGTACACTACCTCTTCAGGAATATTAGCATACCAGATTAATAAGAACTGTGCAACCCACATGTATGTCCAGAAT includes:
- a CDS encoding sulfatase-like hydrolase/transferase; translated protein: MKNTLQFYLRLLAFWLFFFICQQISFLLISFSSLHAPLAEILFSFKKGLILNLATCVYLVSLPVLLSIISWFTNWQPTLNKIVQYQTRLFIVICCFVGSTDAGIFKVWGTKTNAKALSYMAYPDEVLPALFAAENIGLFAIMAVQMILFWWLFNKMYKPLTQRKIDIKLKVITPIIVSFVLVIMARGGFQRVPINRNQIFFSAHSVLNYAALNSFWNFADLFLNPIPSQHNPYVFFDHEKANHLLHEMHQAKPDSVQKILNTNRPNIVVIMLESWSADVIECLGGERGITPKFCTLKNEGLFFDKCYATGDRTEQGMLAILSAYPAQPISSIIKEFGKFDKLPNLYKVMNENNYHTSYYNGGRLQFDNIEAYLRAAGVKTMVGEDDFKINKRTNWGAYDEETFTKHLLDLKQTPQPFFSVLSTMTTHEWFDAAIPQLFKGDRDKLNDGYRNTMHYADSCLYAYLQEAKKSDWYKNTVFVILADHACKFPRGRNIYEVERHHIPMLVCGGALNSEWVGKTNSHVISHTDIAATLLGQMDIANEHFKRSKNIFSQQTPHFAYYAFDNGFGLVTDTHQIIYDHNQQKVVYSNKNNDSLVNNHWLQYGKAYLQTNYQDNVDYATVKAKVF